The following proteins are encoded in a genomic region of Jaculus jaculus isolate mJacJac1 chromosome 13, mJacJac1.mat.Y.cur, whole genome shotgun sequence:
- the Abt1 gene encoding activator of basal transcription 1: MAAEEPKAAMEGELMEEPDVSAEAEEEQEEPGDEAGRSKKRVVPGIVYLGHIPPRFRPLHVRNLLSAYGEVGRVFFQAEDRFVKRKKKKAAAASGGKKGSKYSKDYTEGWVEFRDKRVAKRVAASLHNTPMGARRRSPFRYDLWNLKYLHRFTWSHLSEHLAFERQVRRQRLRVEVAQAKRETDFYLQSVERGQRFLAANGDPARPNGSWTFAQRPTEQELRAQKAARPGGRERARLAAAQDQARSNRGLLARIFGAPAPAEHKEKQSLVKDS, encoded by the exons ATGGCGGCTGAGGAACCGAAGGCGGCGATGGAGGGCGAGCTGATGGAGGAGCCCGACGTGAGTGCGGAGgcggaggaggagcaggaggagcctGGAGACGAGGCCGGCCGCAGCAAGAAGCGGGTGGTGCCGGGGATCGTGTACCTGGGCCACATCCCGCCTCGATTCCGGCCCCTGCACGTCCGCAACCTGCTCAGCGCTTACGGCGAGGTCGGACGCGTTTTCTTCCAGGCCGAGG ACCGGTTCGTGAAACGCAAAAAGAAGAAGGCAGCGGCGGCCTCAGGGGGAAAGAAGGGATCCAAGTACAGCAAGGACTACACCGAAGGCTGGGTGGAGTTCCGGGACAAGCGTGTAGCCAAGCGAGTGGCGGCCAGTCTGCACAACACTCCCATGGGTGCCCGAAGGCGCAGCCCCTTCCGTTATGATCTGTGGAACCTCAAG TATCTGCACCGTTTTACTTGGTCCCATCTCAGCGAACACCTTGCCTTTGAGCGTCAGGTGCGCAGGCAACGCCTAAGAGTAGAGGTTGCCCAGGCGAAACGGGAGACTGATTTCTATCTTCAAAGTGTGGAGCGGGGACAACGTTTCCTTGCTGCTAATGGAGACCCTGCCCGCCCGAATGGCTCTTGGACATTTGCCCAGCGCCCCACTGAACAGGAGCTGAGGGCCCAGAAAGCAGCCCGGCCTGGTGGGCGGGAACGGGCCCGTCTGGCTGCTGCTCAGGACCAGGCACGCTCCAACAGGGGGCTTCTGGCCAGAATCTTTGGTGCCCCAGCACCTGCGGAGCACAAGGAGAAACAGTCTCTGGTCAAGGATTCCTGA